Part of the Cottoperca gobio chromosome 16, fCotGob3.1, whole genome shotgun sequence genome, GGGCTGACATTTTTcttggacaaaataaaaaaagtatctaAAGCTATAAAACTATGTGTAAATGTGAATtcatgaactgaactgaactgaagcaggtcagtttgGGGTGAATGTAACTATATGCCCCCAAGAGGACACTGCGCTGCATATCTGGTAGCATTTTATCTTTATTACCCATGGAGCTTTCATACTGCAACAGGATAATAAGTGTGAAGCCAGAAATGTTggcttttcacttttttttctttgggtGCTCAAACTGTAACTGTTTATTCAAAAGCCACTCAGCCCGGATTAGATTGTACAATGTCCTCATACAAAACCAGCCTATTTTGTTTGTACTGCACCCCACTTCCACAAAATGCCCTCCGTTCATTTCCACAGTAAAGCTCAAGTATATGTGAATATGTTCTGgagtacatttacacacaaaagtTACAATTGAACCACATCTCTATAGTCACAAAAACTATTTGTGTTGTCATGTTGAGGTCTATTCGGAGCAATTGATAATAATACAATAGCTCACCGTTTGACCTGAGGAAATCTAAACCTGAGtgcacacatttgaaatgttttatgtatgatACAGCCATCTGGTGATGATATTGTGTTACTACATCAGGGTGTCATGTAATAACACAAGAAGCTGTCAGTATGTTGAATTATTAGCCTGAGGTATTAGCATATTTTAAGCGAATAAAACAAAAGCCAGGATCACAGATGTCTGAATTATAAGAATTGTCTCCCATGTGATTTCTATTGCTTTGTAGGTATCAAAGGTGATACAGGTTATGAGGGGGCCTCTGGGTTAAAAGGGAAACCAGGTGAGTAAGTCTACAGCATGCAGACATTGCTTTTCTTCAAGTCCTATGAGTGACAGTAGCCACCATTCTGTTCCTCTCAGACCAACATGATGATGTTACAGCAAtcttacatttacaaataaacaGCCTAGACAGAGAATGTGTCAGTATTTACCTGAAACACTCTTAAGTGGGTTTGAATTGGTAAATATAGAGTTGAGCAAACTATATTATTGCCACttactgtaataaataaaacgGTATAATGTGAGTTGATGCTCCCTTTACTGCAGAAAAACAGCATAGCAGCATAAAATACAACTCAGCTGGCAGAACATTTTATGACAGTGATGAATGTTTTAGTCGTGTTAGAGTTAGACAACAGACAAAGAGGTCAAAGCCGATTGAAGATGAAGATTGAACTGTCACAGTTATGGGTCGAGGTCTGGCAGTTATTATTGTAAGACATGTGCTAAATGTTTACCACAACAATGCATCTGTCACATTGTACAAACTTTAGTTCTTACtcatttgcattattttaaacTATATGACATATATCTTTCATTAGATCTTTACAATGTATTGGTACATCTATAATTTTTTAcctgtttcaaatgttttactgaatATTTAGTTAAACTGTGGGTACTTGTTGTAATtatcatataacatataaagTTTTGTCAttgttgatttattgatttttcttttttttgtagttttcgtgtgtttattttgttttttgttcacattttccttgaattttttattactttttaattttacaATATGACGTAATGTTTACTTGTGTGGACTACcgaaatagaaaaaagaaaactctaAACTTGAATAATGACTGAGGTTATATAGCTAACTTTCAGCTATAACATGTATGTTGTAGCACATCTTATAGATGCAGTAGTTTCCCAATTGCACAATGATCTTAAACATTCAGACAAAGCAAACAATTGTTTTAGGGTCAAACACTGAAATGGTGTCGCTGTCAAGTCATACAACAAAGAAAGCACACTGGAGCTCGACTGTAAAGTCTCACACTAATATACTGTGGTACAGTGTTGTAGCAGTCATAACGCAGGAAGGTGATTCTGTGCTATTAATAACTCATACTCAAATCATGTGCTGACCTTTATTTAATCTATTAGGCACAACATGTGACTGTGGCAGGTACAGGAAGGTGGTCGGACAGCTGGATGTTAATGTAGGCAAGCTGAGGAAGGCTGTCAAGTTTGTGAAGAACGGTGAGTCCAGAGTGGTTAGATATCTATGGTTTAGCATACACTAGTAAGTTCAGGGCAGTAAGCCTGCTGAATATCTTCAAAAGTGTGAAAATCACAATATGCAGCTCAAAAGACAAAAAGGGAAAAGCCATATGGAGTTAATATTGAATGTATGAATTTGTAGGCTTTCTAAGAAATACAATGTTGTGTTACTTAATATTTAATCTTTCTTTTGTTCCTTATTCTCATTCTTTATATTACCTTCCCTTACGTTGTTGTTATGTTCTAATGTAAAACATCTGAAATCTGTGTTTTCAAAGCATCTCAGGTTGCAACTAAATTGGGCTGGAAAACTGTATAAACACCAAGttcctgtttgtcttttgttcttttgtaaGAAATACTTACAGTATTTAGTTTTCTCATGCCTGTTCTTACTCTTGGCATGTAATTTGATTAACTTTGACAACGAGACAcagcttttctctctccatttgCTTTCCTGTGATTTCTGGTCTGATAAGCAAAGTGAAGCTGCCATATAGATACAGTAAAGGTATAAGTATAGttccttatttttttattcataatacCATGCCAATGCCCTTACAATCATTTGATTGAACTGAAAAAGCTTACAACACCGCTAACAATGTTTGGCCCACTATAGAAAAGGGATAATGGCACATAGCACTGACCCACTGgtttctgacttgttttgtttctttctttttataaattacatttctttcttttctttaacgCTTAATCCTGTGCAGTCATCTTGGGGCTGAAGGAAACAGAAGAGAGGTACTACCTGCTAGTGAAGGAGTCCAAGAGGTTCGGAGAGGCTACGATGAACTGTAAGCTGAGAGGAGGCACCCTGGCCATGCCAAAAACCAGCAACGCCAATCGTCTCATGGCAGACTATGTCAGTCAGGCAGGACTGACAAGAGTTTATATAGGAGTGCAGGCTCAAAGCAAGGACACAGTAAGTGGTTCCCCATCAGATGCTCAtaatgtgcgcacacacactcacactacaGCAGGTTGAGTTTCAGTTTTTGGTCCTTTTGTCCTCTTTTGCCACTGTTTTCTGAAGGAGCATGAGTATCTGGGGCTAAAATCTCCTGCAGCTTGGTTAAATAATTAGGAACTATAGAGTTGTTGTGAATATCTTTCtaattatttctctctttcctatGTTTTTGTCATCAGGATGGAACAAGCAGTCATTTTTATGCAGACTCCAGCCCTCTGCAGGGTTTTGCAGCTTGGGGCCAAGAGGAGGAGCTCAATTCCAGAATATCTCCCACCACAAACTCAAGCTGTGTGGAGCTGCTCAGCACTGGAACATGGAGTCGTGTGGAGTGTGAAGCCACCATGTTTTTCATCTGCGAGTTCTCAAAgagcaggagaagaggaggaggaggaagagggacaCCTCCCCCAACGTCATCATGAGTCAATGAGACATTTAGACttgcatgcaaaaaaaaaagatataagtataaatatatattttgtagtGTAAAATGTCCAAtgtatgtaataaaaaatgaactgaaatgaaaataaagtgtaCCTGCATTATCAGATAATGTTGCTTCACTTTGAACAATggcattacatcacattacatcacagacagacagaaagacaaatagACAGAATTTGGATTGGAATACAATGCAGACACTTAAAATACTTACTGCAGATTAATAATAGGTCTGAACTTTTTATTGTAAATTGGCATTAACCACATTGTATGTCAATTTGTTATTAACTTTACATGTGCTTCCAATCAAAGCCCAGCAGTGAAGAGGGACTACTGACAAGAAACATTGGGGGAAACGTTGCATTACAGTCTGGCTTGCAGATTGTAACACTGGTTCAGCCTGAGATCCAGGTAAGGCTTCACAGTAGCTTCAATGTTTTACACTTGCATTTAGGTGCTAGATGGTGATAGAGCCTCGATAGCCTCATTGGCTCGATGGATGGAAATGTCGATCGGTCATCCAACAACTATTCAATGGATTgctatgacattttgtacagacgtTCCTGGTCCCCGGTGGATGACTCCAATTGGTGATCCTCTTACTTTTTCTCTTGTGCCATCTGCACgtcaaacattttcatttatccTGAGAAATGTGTCATTATCTATAGATAGATTGGCAAACATTTTTCTCGAGGCATTCataatttgtggttttgagtgaaatgtctcaaaaactattgaatggattgccatgaaatgtgttaaaacGTTCATGTACTCCTCAGGATGACCTGTAATACATTGGTTTTCCTCCAGTGCAatgaataaaagtaaaagtaatttctcacatatatatagtttttaagGGTTTACTCTAGTAAACAAATTGTGTTCCAGTAACAGAGGCTGTTCCTCTATTCTTCTGAAATCCTTCCTCTTTTACTGCTGCAGATGCTTCCTGACCTTTCTTCAGTAAAGGGGTTTCTAACTTCCTAAAGTAATTGTCAGGTTTCTTAGTGTTGTGCACCTTTAAGCCTCTAGAGGGGGACACACGGATGGTTTGCTGTGTAGcaacatattataaaataaattgccCCTTCATTAAAACACTTAATAATTCTGTCTCCTTGCAATCTACTGCAGTAGTACAGGTGCATGATCTCTCTCCTATATAGGACCACCTTTGGTCATGTGATAATAAaaagctgttaaataaataagagttgaaattatgaaaaatgtaaccatcatttattttccattgttTGTTATGCTGTTAAACATGAACAACTGGCTTTAATGTACACAACATGTGCTGTCGTTAAGGTGACTTTCAATAGTTGAAGAGAATACATTTGGAGCTGCTTTGCCCTACTCTTTGGCCGTGAATAACCTGCAGAAGTTACATGGCAAGCGTTAATATTAATGCCTGGATAGATTGTTTTAAGATTGTTATGAAATAACAATTTCTTACAACACATTCCCACACTTCAGCACGTGAACAAAGGCTTACATCCTGtaattttaaaaaggaagtAAATGCAAAAGGTTTTGCTGACTGTGCCATTCTTAAAGGCTCAGTCTGCAATCCTAATgcaaataaaagacagaaactAAACCACAGGTTAAAATACACTGCTAATGTACAATGATGCACAATTACAAGCATACAATTAAAAAGTGTAGATGGTAAATGTATAACGATGACAAATGATTAACAGTGTGTTTGGAGGAATTCAGTGTATAAAATGGAATTAAATGCTTCATATATCCAATACAACTCACAATTATGTGAAAACAAATCCCAGAGTTCTGCTTTAAATATGACTCTAGCCCAAATGGTAGTCTTTACTCAAACCATGTCTTCCGCACAGGTTTGCATTTGTAGTGTCAGCAAATAATTGGACGTTGATAAAAGCTGCCCACAAATTTGACAGATGTCAGTGGCATTGAACAGCAAGTCAGGGGAGGTTGGGGAAGACAGTGTGAATCTGATGGCTCGTGGACGTCAAATTCCAGGTAAGAATACCCATTTAACCAATCTACATCTAACTGTCAATATGCAGTACAACATTTACTGTAACAGAgatagtagttgtagtaattaTAAGAAGCCTATGATGTACTGCTGCCTAAACAATTTAAgctaaattacacatttgtattgcatgtttgtgttttttcttcattgtCTTATTGTGATGATGTGTGGTTCAGTGTGGTGGATTGGAgttgctgcagtgtgtctggGGCTTCTTCTGCTGATTTTGATCGGTGTGGTGTCCCACAGTAAGTACAACACTGATTTAACAATGAGCATAAGTACACACTGagacaatttatttttgtttaacagTGGTCACTTGatagtttttcatgttttctcaTTGACTTGTTGCAGATTCCTGGGCTTTCAGTCATCAGGACTTGAAGTATGTGAACCTGATTCAAAACCTGactacagacagagacactctgaGAGATGAGCTAGACCAAATGAAGAATAGTTCCAGCAACCTGACAAAGGAGATGGAGGTTCTGCAGGGAAAATACAACGCTATGACTGCAAGTCGAGATAAGATACAAGAGGAGGTCAACACGTTAAAATCCAACATAACAAGTAAGAAATGTACTGAAGCAAGAAATCGGAAATTTAATGGAATCTTTCTTTCATTGCTGTAAAAAGGAAATTCAGACAACCCAATACTTGTTCTGCTTTCTCGTTAGCGATGCAAGTACAAGGCTTAGTTATTGATGAATCCAACTGGCCTAAATGATTCTGTACTGTGTAAATGTTAAACAGAAGTACTAAATACCTCTGTATAACTTTAAACAGACAACACAAAAGCCTTGTATCCAAAATAGCAACTCTCAGAGTCAAAGTTTTGTAAACAGTATGCTTTACGCTctaaaagtgaaagattaaccTGGATAACTGTTCAATTCTAGCTACAATATTCTGCACAGTTGTGTAAGAATCATTTAACCAAGTACATGCTCACTGCATGATACTAGAGCTATGGATCTTTACAACACACTGAAGCTTGATATTTGTATAATatagttattattttaaagcCTCAAACTGCAATTGACAGAAGTGTGAACAATTGTTAGCATGTCTGGCTAACTCGCTAATCCAGCATTACTTCCAAGGCCAAAGACCATTTTTTGCAACATTATTTTGTTGGGTAACAGGTTACACTGAGGAGTGACGTTCATGGGACGGCAGTAGCTCAGTTTGTAGGGTCTTGGCTTGAGAACCCAAAGGTGGCCTGCCAGTACCAGTTCACCTCTTCGGCACTGCTGAGGTGTCCTCGAGCAAGacaccggacccccacactgctccctgggagctattataatatattagctgcccactgctcctaatactaggatagGTTAGATGCAGAGTCTAaatctcactgtgtgtgctgtgctgtgtacatgtgtgtgaccatcaatttccatttccatttaagAGCTTTTCatgttataatgttttaaaacaggCGTGTGCTTGAGGAGTGGCCATTTTGACTTACTTAATAATGTCACTtaacaaaatgtgtttcctgctgGTCCCTGAATCCTAGCTTGAAACTTAAGGGTTTCATGATCACAATAACTAAAATGCATTTGTACTATCTCTAGGTAAAACTTGCAGCTATGGATGGAAACCATTTCAAGACAAGTGCTACTATTTTTCTGATGGTGCAGTCTAAAACCTGGGAAAAAAGCAGAGAAGACTGTAAAGTCAGAGGAGCGGACCTGGCGATTATAAAGACCAAAGAAGTGCTGGATTTTGTCAGATTACCTAATGGCATAACCTGGATCGGTATGTCGGACAAGGAGCATGAGGGCAATTGGAAGTGGGTGGATGGGACTGCTCTGGTAGATA contains:
- the LOC115021447 gene encoding LOW QUALITY PROTEIN: CD209 antigen-like protein C (The sequence of the model RefSeq protein was modified relative to this genomic sequence to represent the inferred CDS: inserted 2 bases in 1 codon) is translated as MSVALNSKSGEVGEDSVNLMARGRQIPVWWIGVAAVCLGLLLLILIGVVSHNSWAFSHQDLKYVNLIQNLTTDRDTLRDELDQMKNSSSNLTKEMEVLQGKYNAMTASRDKIQEEVNTLKSNITSKTCSYGWKPFQDKCYYFSDGAVXKTWEKSREDCKVRGADLAIIKTKEVLDFVRLPNGITWIGMSDKEHEGNWKWVDGTALVDIGFWQSGEPNNSHGNEDCVELSRSKRKFNDAPCNKLFSWVCEY
- the colec10 gene encoding collectin-10 is translated as MMGILVLCLFAAAFNSISAFPEVCTNNLLPGAKGDQGTVGEEGNQGKLGKTGPPGRPGLSGETGRVGEVGHTGKMGPIGGKGIKGDTGYEGASGLKGKPGTTCDCGRYRKVVGQLDVNVGKLRKAVKFVKNVILGLKETEERYYLLVKESKRFGEATMNCKLRGGTLAMPKTSNANRLMADYVSQAGLTRVYIGVQAQSKDTDGTSSHFYADSSPLQGFAAWGQEEELNSRISPTTNSSCVELLSTGTWSRVECEATMFFICEFSKSRRRGGGGRGTPPPTSS